From Drosophila nasuta strain 15112-1781.00 chromosome X, ASM2355853v1, whole genome shotgun sequence, one genomic window encodes:
- the LOC132795232 gene encoding uncharacterized protein LOC132795232 isoform X4, translating into MPQQVEMRSSQISDNNNKQHVSNQNEATQHQQQQQQQQQRHKRSRQQQQQQQHIYENLPVSTTSQQLRKYFRREAIYENVCRGCGYGVFAAQGRYCHFCQCIVSGSVVAALQQSSNNSGDGECNIYENICELCRGIYSDNEQCDCKATTTATPTLNDTPQLQETATATPTATATATATPAAKTGKSRTLLGYSKSSAATLTRLFGSLKQLNRSSSLQRRLFQQKGGTNTKGGGAAGGGGGSLEIIHNVDEVFRTQETFDMQRICELKQQQLQCSRSRSEQHIYGRLRAEREPEQQKELQKELKTELRNELQTELEPESQNELEPELEPAKETETETKKTHKKPRISALRLLQPTASPTAAATAPPALYLNDSVCQWMQSLRRELHCYEDVLGGVGCQQPKSVPPAYERERDRERDRELEPELVTLRRSEQAAATTTTNTTTTTAQSTQLRLVNDFKRKLLAKREQQQQQQQQQQLEIQLDLPQWDARRRCGINERHDAAFVTEFLSGLAADTAAQSTSLELKVTAAQSPLSTTPLSTTLLLACHVSLEQLWLSAALAASLNRSVICFFGYDKCLAAFLHGRQRRQRLRLRSSEQFNIERWLRHCYRQLNESTNTNTSTDTNTTTIVHGRNNNNNNRSSSEQSERESATAQRRRQRQRQRQRRLLGPSSMEPAAVVPATPASDDVALASRVDSDNEQSESENVNVNESVRESETKARSKCGSSSSDRDSVEVEVDSALMAAPKQSGDAERRASCDDSENNNNNANSSSSNNNIEQQQQQLQQQTQKCAVIKVRRPAPQVPQRNPSTALSKPRTENNNNNETIMEKEVEEKVKAEMETKAKAKAKVEQEEEDEESIYQTIWQYKTLEPSNNSTVDDDDDDDDEDFEIITATETVSDDDADVDGDRDEADAEAETLALQAAAAFAAGARHKLTKQATATATTTTMATTTTASASPATSPLPSPTASMDHGAWETDDEFMFEKASERQQQQQQQQQQSEEATAATGQAGDETLSVGSTVTNSTATLGSISSAGGSSIDSSNSSGSGGSREQSENATNATLLTHPMLRNICIFYSLTEPQKYSAIFYEYQRSQIHQRFMTRIRRPAPPLPTSTSKSTTTIGIPPSNDDSGCSCEADTDDLPESIPRPLKEDWALAVLAASASSKRGVAPRAGRKLRVRSSGRLLIPTSVLAWREQLQDVNCCEDEEDMLHPAMCFVWAIRNRAHAAAR; encoded by the exons ATGCCGCAGCAAGTGGAAATGAGAAGCAGCCAaatcagcgacaacaacaacaaacagcacgTTTCCAATCAGAATGAGGCGacgcagcaccagcagcaacaacaacaacagcagcagcgacacaAGCGCAgtcgccagcagcagcaacaacaacaacacatttaTGAGAATCTGCCAGTGTCGACGACGTCGCAGCAGCTGCGCAAATACTTTCGCCGCGAGGCGATCTATGAGAATGTGTGTCGCGGCTGCGGCTACGGTGTCTTTGCCGCCCAAGGTCGCTATTGTCATTTCTGCCAGTGCATTGTTAGCGGCAGCGTTGTGGCAGCGctgcagcagagcagcaacaacagcggtgATGGTGAATGCAACATTTATGAAAACATTTGCGAGCTGTGCCGCGGCATTTACAGCGATAACGAGCAATGCGATTgcaaagcgacaacaactgccacgcccaccttAAATGATACGCCCCAATTGCAAgagacggcgacagcgacgccaactgcgactgcgactgcgactgcgacaccTGCTGCCAAGACGGGCAAATCGCGCACGCTGCTCGGCTACTCAAAGTCAAGCGCAGCGACTCTGACGCGTCTCTTTGGCTCGCTGAAGCAGCTGAATCGCTCCAGTTCGCTGCAGCGACGTCTCTTCCAGCAGAAGGGCGGCACCAACACAAAGGGAGGGGGTGCTGCGGGGGGTGGCGGTGGTTCGTTGGAGATCATACACAATGTGGATGAAGTGTTTCGCACGCAGGAGACGTTCGATATGCAGCGTATTTGtgagctgaagcagcagcagctgcagtgcagtcgcagtcgcagcgaGCAGCACATTTACGGCAGACTGAGAGCAGAGCGTGAACCGGAACAGCAAAAGGAACTGCAGAAGGAACTCAAAACGGAACTGCGAAACGAGCTGCAAACGGAACTGGAACCAGAATCCCAAAACGAACTCGAGCCGGAGTTGGAACCAGCGaaggagacggagacggagacgaaAAAGACGCATAAGAAGCCGCGCATTTCGGCACTGCGATTGCTGCAGCCAACTGCGTCGCCGactgcagcagcgactgcgCCGCCCGCACTCTATTTGAATGACAGCGTTTGCCAGTGGATGCAGTCGCTGCGACGCGAGCTGCACTGCTATGAGGATGTGTTGGGAGGCGTTGGCTGTCAACAGCCCAAGAGCGTACCGCCTGCCTACGAGCGAGAGCGGGACAGAGAGAGGGATAGAGAATTGGAACCGGAGCTGGTGACGTTGCGACGCAGCgagcaggcagcagcaacaacaacaacgaatacaacaacaacaacagcgcagTCGACGCAGTTGCGTTTGGTGAACGATTTCAAGCGCAAGCTGCTGGCAAAGCgcgaacagcaacagcagcagcagcagcagcagcaattggaAATCCAATTAGACTTGCCACAATGGGATGCGCGACGTCGCTGTGGCATCAATGAGCGACACGATGCGGCCTTTGTTACTGAATTTCTCAGCGGACTCGCAGCGGACACGGCAGCGCAGTCAACGTCATTGGAATTAAAAGTGACAGCTGCGCAGTCGCCGCTGTCAACGACGCCGCTGTCAACGACGCTGTTGCTCGCCTGTCATGTTTCGCTTGAGCAGCTGTGGCTGAGCGCTGCACTCGCTGCCAGCCTCAATCGCAGCGTCATTTGCTTCTTTGGCTATGACAAATGCTTGGCGGCCTTTTTGCATGGCCGTCAGCGTCGACAGCGGCTGCGACTGCGCAGTAGCGAGCAGTTCAACATTGAGCGCTGGCTGCGTCATTGCTATCGGCAGCTCAACGAGAGCACGAACACGAACACGAGCACAGACACGAACACGACCACGATCGTACATGGgagaaacaacaataacaacaacagaagcagcagtgAACAGTCTGAGCGTGAGTCAGCGACGGCGCAGCGACgaagacagcgacagcgacagcgacagagacgTCTATTGGGGCCGTCGTCAATGGAGCCGGCAGCAGTTGTGCCAGCGACGCCAGCGAGTGACGACGTTGCGCTCGCATCGCGTGTCGATAGCGATAACGAgcaaagcgagagcgagaacgTAAACGTGAACGAGAGCgtaagagagagcgagacaaaGGCGCGATCAAAGTGcggtagcagcagcagcgacagagacagcgtcgaagtcgaagtcgacaGCGCTTTGATGGCGGCGCCCAAACAAAGCGGCGACGCTGAGCGACGCGCCAGCTGCGATGACagtgaaaataacaataacaatgccaacagcagcagcagcaacaacaatattgagcagcagcaacaacaattacaacaacagaCACAG AAATGTGCAGTGATTAAAGTTCGTCGACCGGCGCCTCAGGTGCCGCAACGTAATCCCAGCACGGCGCTCAGCAAACCACGAACTgagaataacaataacaacgagaCAATTATGGAGAAGGAGGTGGAGGAGAAAGTCAAGGCAGAGATGGAgacgaaggcgaaggcgaaggcgaaggtgGAACAAGAGGAAGAGGATGAGGAATCGATTTATCAGACCATCTGGCAGTATAAAACCTTGGagccaagcaacaacagcacagttgatgatgatgatgatgatgatgatgaagactTTGAGATCATCACAGCCACCGAAACGGTCAGCGATGATGACGCAGATGTCGATGGAGATCGAGATGAGGCAGACGCAGAGGCAGAGACGTTGGCTTTGCAGGCGGCAGCAGCATTTGCAGCCGGGGCACGTCACAAGCTGACTAAGcaggcgacagcgacagcgacaacgacaacgatggcgacaacaacgacggcGTCGGCGTCGCCAGCAACGTCGCCGCTGCCGTCACCGACGGCGTCAATGGATCACGGCGCCTGGGAGACGGATGATGAATTCATGTTCGAGAAGGCGAGCgagcgtcagcagcagcagcagcagcagcagcagcaaagtgaagaggcaacagcagcgacggGACAAGCGGGAGACGAGACGCTGAGTGTGGGCAGCACGGTGACCAACAGCACAGCGACTCTTGGCTCGATAAGCAGCGCCGGCGGCAGCAGCATTgatagcagcaacagcagcggcagcggcggcagcagagagcagagcgAAAATGCCACAAATGCCACGCTGCTGACGCATCCGATGCTGCGCAACATTTGCATCTTTTATAGTCTGACGGAGCCGCAGAAATATAGCGCCATCTTCTATGAGTATCAACGCTCGCAGATTCATCAGCGTTTCATGACGCGCATTCGACGTCCAGCGCCGCCGCTGCCAACATCGACGTccaagtcaacaacaacaattggaaTCCCGCCCAGCAATGATGAcagcggctgcagctgcgAAGCCGATACCGATGATCTGCCCGAATCGATACCACGCCCCCTCAAGGAGGATTGGGCGCTGGCAGTTCTCGCCGCCTCGGCGAGTAGCAAACGCGGCGTCGCGCCACGCGCCGGCCGCAAGCTTCGAGTCCGCTCCAGCGGCCGCTTGCTGATACCCACCTCGGTGCTGGCGTGGCGCGAGCAACTGCAGGATGTCAACTGCTGTGAGGATGAGGAGGACATG TTGCACCCAGCAATGTGTTTCGTAT GGGCGATAAGAAATCGCGCTCACGCCGCAGCCAGGTGA
- the LOC132795232 gene encoding uncharacterized protein LOC132795232 isoform X3 — protein sequence MPQQVEMRSSQISDNNNKQHVSNQNEATQHQQQQQQQQQRHKRSRQQQQQQQHIYENLPVSTTSQQLRKYFRREAIYENVCRGCGYGVFAAQGRYCHFCQCIVSGSVVAALQQSSNNSGDGECNIYENICELCRGIYSDNEQCDCKATTTATPTLNDTPQLQETATATPTATATATATPAAKTGKSRTLLGYSKSSAATLTRLFGSLKQLNRSSSLQRRLFQQKGGTNTKGGGAAGGGGGSLEIIHNVDEVFRTQETFDMQRICELKQQQLQCSRSRSEQHIYGRLRAEREPEQQKELQKELKTELRNELQTELEPESQNELEPELEPAKETETETKKTHKKPRISALRLLQPTASPTAAATAPPALYLNDSVCQWMQSLRRELHCYEDVLGGVGCQQPKSVPPAYERERDRERDRELEPELVTLRRSEQAAATTTTNTTTTTAQSTQLRLVNDFKRKLLAKREQQQQQQQQQQLEIQLDLPQWDARRRCGINERHDAAFVTEFLSGLAADTAAQSTSLELKVTAAQSPLSTTPLSTTLLLACHVSLEQLWLSAALAASLNRSVICFFGYDKCLAAFLHGRQRRQRLRLRSSEQFNIERWLRHCYRQLNESTNTNTSTDTNTTTIVHGRNNNNNNRSSSEQSERESATAQRRRQRQRQRQRRLLGPSSMEPAAVVPATPASDDVALASRVDSDNEQSESENVNVNESVRESETKARSKCGSSSSDRDSVEVEVDSALMAAPKQSGDAERRASCDDSENNNNNANSSSSNNNIEQQQQQLQQQTQKCAVIKVRRPAPQVPQRNPSTALSKPRTENNNNNETIMEKEVEEKVKAEMETKAKAKAKVEQEEEDEESIYQTIWQYKTLEPSNNSTVDDDDDDDDEDFEIITATETVSDDDADVDGDRDEADAEAETLALQAAAAFAAGARHKLTKQATATATTTTMATTTTASASPATSPLPSPTASMDHGAWETDDEFMFEKASERQQQQQQQQQQSEEATAATGQAGDETLSVGSTVTNSTATLGSISSAGGSSIDSSNSSGSGGSREQSENATNATLLTHPMLRNICIFYSLTEPQKYSAIFYEYQRSQIHQRFMTRIRRPAPPLPTSTSKSTTTIGIPPSNDDSGCSCEADTDDLPESIPRPLKEDWALAVLAASASSKRGVAPRAGRKLRVRSSGRLLIPTSVLAWREQLQDVNCCEDEEDMLHPAMCFVSGAIRNRAHAAAR from the exons ATGCCGCAGCAAGTGGAAATGAGAAGCAGCCAaatcagcgacaacaacaacaaacagcacgTTTCCAATCAGAATGAGGCGacgcagcaccagcagcaacaacaacaacagcagcagcgacacaAGCGCAgtcgccagcagcagcaacaacaacaacacatttaTGAGAATCTGCCAGTGTCGACGACGTCGCAGCAGCTGCGCAAATACTTTCGCCGCGAGGCGATCTATGAGAATGTGTGTCGCGGCTGCGGCTACGGTGTCTTTGCCGCCCAAGGTCGCTATTGTCATTTCTGCCAGTGCATTGTTAGCGGCAGCGTTGTGGCAGCGctgcagcagagcagcaacaacagcggtgATGGTGAATGCAACATTTATGAAAACATTTGCGAGCTGTGCCGCGGCATTTACAGCGATAACGAGCAATGCGATTgcaaagcgacaacaactgccacgcccaccttAAATGATACGCCCCAATTGCAAgagacggcgacagcgacgccaactgcgactgcgactgcgactgcgacaccTGCTGCCAAGACGGGCAAATCGCGCACGCTGCTCGGCTACTCAAAGTCAAGCGCAGCGACTCTGACGCGTCTCTTTGGCTCGCTGAAGCAGCTGAATCGCTCCAGTTCGCTGCAGCGACGTCTCTTCCAGCAGAAGGGCGGCACCAACACAAAGGGAGGGGGTGCTGCGGGGGGTGGCGGTGGTTCGTTGGAGATCATACACAATGTGGATGAAGTGTTTCGCACGCAGGAGACGTTCGATATGCAGCGTATTTGtgagctgaagcagcagcagctgcagtgcagtcgcagtcgcagcgaGCAGCACATTTACGGCAGACTGAGAGCAGAGCGTGAACCGGAACAGCAAAAGGAACTGCAGAAGGAACTCAAAACGGAACTGCGAAACGAGCTGCAAACGGAACTGGAACCAGAATCCCAAAACGAACTCGAGCCGGAGTTGGAACCAGCGaaggagacggagacggagacgaaAAAGACGCATAAGAAGCCGCGCATTTCGGCACTGCGATTGCTGCAGCCAACTGCGTCGCCGactgcagcagcgactgcgCCGCCCGCACTCTATTTGAATGACAGCGTTTGCCAGTGGATGCAGTCGCTGCGACGCGAGCTGCACTGCTATGAGGATGTGTTGGGAGGCGTTGGCTGTCAACAGCCCAAGAGCGTACCGCCTGCCTACGAGCGAGAGCGGGACAGAGAGAGGGATAGAGAATTGGAACCGGAGCTGGTGACGTTGCGACGCAGCgagcaggcagcagcaacaacaacaacgaatacaacaacaacaacagcgcagTCGACGCAGTTGCGTTTGGTGAACGATTTCAAGCGCAAGCTGCTGGCAAAGCgcgaacagcaacagcagcagcagcagcagcagcaattggaAATCCAATTAGACTTGCCACAATGGGATGCGCGACGTCGCTGTGGCATCAATGAGCGACACGATGCGGCCTTTGTTACTGAATTTCTCAGCGGACTCGCAGCGGACACGGCAGCGCAGTCAACGTCATTGGAATTAAAAGTGACAGCTGCGCAGTCGCCGCTGTCAACGACGCCGCTGTCAACGACGCTGTTGCTCGCCTGTCATGTTTCGCTTGAGCAGCTGTGGCTGAGCGCTGCACTCGCTGCCAGCCTCAATCGCAGCGTCATTTGCTTCTTTGGCTATGACAAATGCTTGGCGGCCTTTTTGCATGGCCGTCAGCGTCGACAGCGGCTGCGACTGCGCAGTAGCGAGCAGTTCAACATTGAGCGCTGGCTGCGTCATTGCTATCGGCAGCTCAACGAGAGCACGAACACGAACACGAGCACAGACACGAACACGACCACGATCGTACATGGgagaaacaacaataacaacaacagaagcagcagtgAACAGTCTGAGCGTGAGTCAGCGACGGCGCAGCGACgaagacagcgacagcgacagcgacagagacgTCTATTGGGGCCGTCGTCAATGGAGCCGGCAGCAGTTGTGCCAGCGACGCCAGCGAGTGACGACGTTGCGCTCGCATCGCGTGTCGATAGCGATAACGAgcaaagcgagagcgagaacgTAAACGTGAACGAGAGCgtaagagagagcgagacaaaGGCGCGATCAAAGTGcggtagcagcagcagcgacagagacagcgtcgaagtcgaagtcgacaGCGCTTTGATGGCGGCGCCCAAACAAAGCGGCGACGCTGAGCGACGCGCCAGCTGCGATGACagtgaaaataacaataacaatgccaacagcagcagcagcaacaacaatattgagcagcagcaacaacaattacaacaacagaCACAG AAATGTGCAGTGATTAAAGTTCGTCGACCGGCGCCTCAGGTGCCGCAACGTAATCCCAGCACGGCGCTCAGCAAACCACGAACTgagaataacaataacaacgagaCAATTATGGAGAAGGAGGTGGAGGAGAAAGTCAAGGCAGAGATGGAgacgaaggcgaaggcgaaggcgaaggtgGAACAAGAGGAAGAGGATGAGGAATCGATTTATCAGACCATCTGGCAGTATAAAACCTTGGagccaagcaacaacagcacagttgatgatgatgatgatgatgatgatgaagactTTGAGATCATCACAGCCACCGAAACGGTCAGCGATGATGACGCAGATGTCGATGGAGATCGAGATGAGGCAGACGCAGAGGCAGAGACGTTGGCTTTGCAGGCGGCAGCAGCATTTGCAGCCGGGGCACGTCACAAGCTGACTAAGcaggcgacagcgacagcgacaacgacaacgatggcgacaacaacgacggcGTCGGCGTCGCCAGCAACGTCGCCGCTGCCGTCACCGACGGCGTCAATGGATCACGGCGCCTGGGAGACGGATGATGAATTCATGTTCGAGAAGGCGAGCgagcgtcagcagcagcagcagcagcagcagcagcaaagtgaagaggcaacagcagcgacggGACAAGCGGGAGACGAGACGCTGAGTGTGGGCAGCACGGTGACCAACAGCACAGCGACTCTTGGCTCGATAAGCAGCGCCGGCGGCAGCAGCATTgatagcagcaacagcagcggcagcggcggcagcagagagcagagcgAAAATGCCACAAATGCCACGCTGCTGACGCATCCGATGCTGCGCAACATTTGCATCTTTTATAGTCTGACGGAGCCGCAGAAATATAGCGCCATCTTCTATGAGTATCAACGCTCGCAGATTCATCAGCGTTTCATGACGCGCATTCGACGTCCAGCGCCGCCGCTGCCAACATCGACGTccaagtcaacaacaacaattggaaTCCCGCCCAGCAATGATGAcagcggctgcagctgcgAAGCCGATACCGATGATCTGCCCGAATCGATACCACGCCCCCTCAAGGAGGATTGGGCGCTGGCAGTTCTCGCCGCCTCGGCGAGTAGCAAACGCGGCGTCGCGCCACGCGCCGGCCGCAAGCTTCGAGTCCGCTCCAGCGGCCGCTTGCTGATACCCACCTCGGTGCTGGCGTGGCGCGAGCAACTGCAGGATGTCAACTGCTGTGAGGATGAGGAGGACATG TTGCACCCAGCAATGTGTTTCGTAT CAGGGGCGATAAGAAATCGCGCTCACGCCGCAGCCAGGTGA